Proteins co-encoded in one uncultured Draconibacterium sp. genomic window:
- a CDS encoding TetR/AcrR family transcriptional regulator: MTTREQITEEAFKLFLNNNFEKVSISAIENATGKTRGAIFYFFKNKEEIFIEVINTYMIEIQDPFQKFTFDKNMSLNQFINRYVNGINTTMSKMLSLSVVNIYKQYFSLYLQASRIYPNFSAIMTQNSIKETDLWEKVIKRAIETKEIKKVNTRHYATLFRSCFLGLAFDRCLSYGINTEELSAIYQTIYSQLVIKS; the protein is encoded by the coding sequence ATGACAACCAGGGAGCAAATCACAGAAGAAGCATTTAAACTGTTTTTGAACAACAACTTTGAAAAAGTAAGTATTTCTGCTATCGAAAACGCCACCGGGAAAACCAGGGGGGCTATTTTCTATTTTTTCAAAAACAAAGAAGAAATATTTATAGAGGTAATAAACACCTATATGATAGAGATCCAGGATCCCTTTCAGAAGTTTACGTTCGATAAAAACATGTCGCTAAATCAGTTTATAAACAGGTATGTCAATGGCATAAATACAACAATGTCAAAAATGTTATCCCTATCAGTAGTCAATATCTACAAGCAGTATTTTTCGTTGTATCTGCAGGCTTCACGAATCTATCCCAACTTTTCTGCAATAATGACACAGAATTCTATAAAAGAGACAGACCTATGGGAAAAAGTAATTAAAAGAGCTATAGAAACGAAGGAAATAAAGAAAGTAAATACCAGGCATTATGCGACACTGTTTCGCAGTTGTTTCCTGGGGCTGGCTTTCGACAGATGCCTCTCATACGGCATAAATACAGAGGAATTAAGTGCCATATATCAAACCATCTATAGTCAGTTAGTAATAAAATCCTGA
- a CDS encoding UpxY family transcription antiterminator, with translation MSEIIINKGGQNLVFPEGRRYSKRRHWYIFYLRPRTERIVYLTLKSLGYEVFCPVIQRIKTWKNRQRKKIKLPLFPNYMFVYTYPHELYAIRSFPQVVNYVSFAGKPGTLSRKEVEGIQKMLGLRNAVTLETIFLKGEHVRIISGPLKGHEGILVRLRNKSRFGIRLKAINHAVFIDISQSDLEKL, from the coding sequence ATGTCAGAGATTATCATAAATAAGGGCGGGCAGAACCTTGTATTCCCGGAAGGTAGGCGCTATTCTAAAAGAAGACACTGGTATATCTTTTATCTTCGGCCGCGAACGGAAAGAATTGTATACCTAACCCTTAAAAGTCTTGGTTACGAGGTGTTCTGTCCGGTAATTCAACGAATCAAAACCTGGAAGAACAGGCAACGGAAGAAGATAAAGCTTCCGCTTTTCCCGAATTACATGTTTGTTTATACCTATCCGCATGAGTTGTATGCTATTCGTAGTTTTCCGCAGGTGGTAAACTATGTTTCCTTCGCGGGCAAGCCGGGTACATTATCGAGGAAAGAAGTAGAAGGGATTCAAAAGATGTTGGGATTAAGAAATGCAGTTACCCTGGAAACGATATTTCTCAAAGGTGAACATGTGCGTATTATTTCCGGGCCGTTGAAAGGTCATGAGGGGATTTTGGTCAGGCTACGGAACAAAAGCAGGTTTGGAATCCGTTTAAAAGCGATCAATCATGCCGTATTTATCGATATAAGCCAGTCTGATCTGGAAAAGCTATAA
- a CDS encoding MauE/DoxX family redox-associated membrane protein, with amino-acid sequence MKKLHPKHFSILVPVTAYLYVLLFVYAGISKLMDYENFTVQLGQSPLLSAYAGLIAPTVIALELLLSLSLIRKNTRLIGLYASLFLMVAFTVYIYLILNYSDFVPCSCGGIIEKMNWTEHMVFNISFAALALFAIVLSEKKKRTRIRFVILKSLLPSLLAAGAVVALFLSSEHIIKKENSFIRRFGQHPIRDEKAVDLEVNSYYFAGMNDGQIYLGNSTAPLLITQIDTALTNKKAVKIELDNVDHSFRYIQLQVKPPHFYFYDGTVPVIYRGHLGDTTAHTVSINDCYFSQLQVIDSVNFAFRAQSSQTKSWVLGTLNLEADPNIRLAQSLLEKQVDGIFDTDGQLLYDDASRELVYIYYYRNQFLIMDQELNLLQELNTIDTTSRAKVQVRMLSDGRYKMDAPPLLVNKTSTVHRQVLFNLSMLMGKYESREQWEKASVVDMYRTGGREYLGSFYAYHRGENKLSGLLATNNHLFILSGNELVRYSFAQAVTRNFQKGEAENLEQSRQ; translated from the coding sequence ATGAAAAAGCTCCATCCAAAACACTTTAGCATTCTTGTTCCGGTTACAGCCTATTTATATGTCCTGCTTTTTGTGTATGCAGGAATAAGTAAATTGATGGATTACGAAAACTTCACGGTTCAGCTGGGCCAGTCTCCGTTGCTTAGCGCCTATGCCGGTTTGATTGCTCCAACTGTAATCGCACTGGAGTTGTTGCTGTCACTGTCGTTGATTCGAAAAAATACCCGGCTTATTGGTCTGTATGCATCGTTATTCTTAATGGTTGCATTTACCGTATATATTTACCTTATTCTGAATTACAGCGATTTTGTTCCCTGTTCCTGTGGAGGTATCATTGAAAAAATGAACTGGACCGAGCACATGGTCTTTAATATCTCCTTTGCTGCACTAGCTCTTTTTGCTATTGTGCTTTCGGAGAAAAAGAAAAGAACCCGAATTCGTTTTGTAATTTTAAAGAGCCTTTTGCCATCCCTGCTTGCAGCAGGTGCTGTTGTTGCACTTTTCTTATCTTCTGAGCATATTATTAAAAAAGAAAACAGTTTTATCCGCAGGTTTGGCCAACATCCAATCCGTGATGAAAAGGCCGTGGACCTGGAGGTAAACTCCTATTATTTTGCAGGGATGAATGATGGGCAAATCTATCTTGGAAACTCTACAGCCCCATTGCTAATCACCCAAATAGATACGGCACTAACCAATAAGAAGGCAGTTAAAATAGAACTTGATAACGTCGATCATTCTTTTCGTTATATACAGTTACAGGTAAAGCCACCCCATTTTTATTTTTACGATGGTACGGTCCCGGTGATTTATCGCGGACATTTAGGCGATACAACGGCGCATACGGTTAGCATTAACGACTGTTATTTTTCCCAGCTTCAGGTAATCGATTCCGTTAATTTTGCTTTTCGGGCACAAAGCAGCCAAACAAAATCATGGGTGCTGGGGACTTTGAATCTTGAAGCCGACCCAAATATAAGGCTAGCCCAAAGCTTGCTTGAAAAACAAGTTGACGGAATATTTGATACCGACGGTCAATTACTTTATGATGATGCAAGCAGAGAACTCGTCTATATTTATTACTACCGCAACCAATTCCTTATAATGGACCAAGAGCTGAATCTGTTGCAGGAGCTAAACACCATCGATACTACGTCCAGAGCAAAGGTACAGGTGCGCATGCTTTCTGATGGAAGGTACAAAATGGATGCGCCGCCTTTGCTGGTCAACAAAACATCGACAGTACACCGGCAGGTTCTTTTTAATCTCTCCATGCTCATGGGGAAATACGAGTCACGGGAACAGTGGGAAAAAGCTTCTGTAGTTGATATGTACCGGACCGGAGGACGGGAATACCTGGGAAGTTTTTATGCCTATCACCGGGGAGAGAACAAGTTGTCCGGGCTATTGGCTACGAACAATCACTTGTTCATATTATCAGGAAATGAACTGGTGCGTTACAGTTTTGCGCAGGCTGTGACACGCAATTTTCAAAAAGGGGAAGCTGAAAACCTTGAACAGAGTAGGCAATAA
- a CDS encoding DUF6520 family protein, translated as MKKLKSIILPVAVVLLGVGAAIAGNTAKSLDASEPGYYFDTSQGQCVSSGEQCSPTPGQACTWKDANGITHNLSREGETMCGIPLYKLN; from the coding sequence ATGAAAAAGTTAAAAAGTATCATTCTGCCAGTTGCAGTTGTACTCCTGGGAGTTGGAGCTGCTATTGCCGGTAATACGGCAAAAAGTTTGGATGCATCAGAACCCGGTTATTATTTTGATACCTCACAGGGGCAGTGTGTATCTTCCGGTGAACAGTGTAGCCCAACACCTGGACAGGCATGTACCTGGAAAGATGCCAATGGCATCACACACAACCTGAGCCGTGAAGGCGAAACCATGTGTGGAATACCGCTGTACAAACTGAACTAA
- a CDS encoding prolyl oligopeptidase family serine peptidase gives MKPKFLILSLFLSLLLAAGQELMAQNEEELQYPVKKYYELTGLKMSDDGKWLTAWKSYDQNRDTLLIFDSRHPGNPLGYRTKVKTVVFTGTGQLLMQRSNQAELLNLKDQNSILYRGTKQVQVLKTKEQFVLLYNKDEQNKLELRKTDGLLLNVVNRVIRFFVTKSDQIYAFAENPDQGYDVFRIMENTIEKVYHTINKISYLDIANDGQKLIIHEQNQQDSVLNLVFLDVQAKKNYLLNEILPTTFQRAFTEEIEDGVHFLKLIVPQKQQKNEMVNIWRGNDKRLVEKFFPPITVMTYIWKPRDHFIRRAGTDKQPKALNIRNKRYFLSIDPWKLQDYQSEQPPIQLFLYDLKDDNYVELDTIAPEYYLSGNGNYALSPVENGWKLYHLPSKGTKFIEGKYLSMPWFSTDCKSVVFQGKGAVWQWDIKTETLTCLAKFNEYITKIVNIKREDIKSSYGRFSTQQVNLSNPLVIELYNPQKNQTGYSLWFKGKTEVIIPPTTKHIQSLKYNRFFTSFSWLEEDYNQPPRLVYKETGKNPVVIFESNKQDETILTLKQELISYTNRERTPLKGILYYPLEYKPSQKYPMVVHIYQKQNNLASRYLSPSIYEGIGFNIRLLLEKGYFVYLPDIEISGKNGPGIDALDCVNHALEALAHNPTIDKERIGLIGHSFGGYETNYIATRSDRFATFVSGSAHCDIVWDSHSFNYGFHIPDYVRIEANQYKLGVPFSADKELYFKNNPIYHAEKVNAPVLLWTGTEDRNVTPDHTMAFYNALCRNEKDVIALFYKNEGHVLLQKQTQNDLIYKILDWFNYFLKDNVECEWISKGMSKKDAQ, from the coding sequence ATGAAACCCAAATTTCTCATATTGTCCTTATTCCTGTCTCTGCTGCTTGCAGCAGGGCAGGAATTAATGGCACAAAACGAAGAAGAACTTCAGTATCCGGTTAAGAAATACTATGAGCTTACCGGACTGAAGATGAGTGACGATGGCAAATGGTTGACTGCATGGAAATCGTATGACCAAAACAGGGATACGCTGCTGATTTTTGACAGCCGGCATCCCGGAAATCCGCTGGGTTACCGGACAAAAGTAAAGACAGTTGTTTTTACCGGCACTGGTCAATTGCTGATGCAACGTTCAAACCAGGCCGAACTGTTGAACTTAAAAGATCAAAACAGTATTTTGTATCGGGGAACAAAACAAGTACAGGTGTTAAAAACCAAAGAGCAGTTTGTGCTGCTCTACAATAAAGATGAACAGAACAAACTTGAACTGCGTAAAACTGATGGGCTCCTTTTGAATGTTGTTAATCGGGTGATCCGGTTCTTTGTCACAAAGAGTGATCAGATTTATGCATTTGCGGAAAATCCGGATCAAGGCTATGATGTTTTTCGTATTATGGAGAATACCATTGAAAAGGTATATCATACAATTAACAAGATTTCATATCTGGATATTGCCAATGATGGACAGAAGCTAATAATTCACGAGCAAAACCAGCAAGATTCTGTTCTAAATCTGGTTTTTCTGGATGTCCAGGCTAAAAAAAACTATCTTTTGAATGAAATTCTGCCAACAACTTTCCAACGAGCATTTACGGAAGAAATTGAGGATGGTGTTCATTTTCTAAAACTGATAGTACCCCAAAAACAGCAAAAGAATGAAATGGTGAATATCTGGCGGGGTAATGATAAAAGATTGGTAGAAAAGTTTTTTCCTCCAATTACTGTCATGACTTACATTTGGAAACCCCGTGACCATTTTATTCGAAGAGCAGGGACAGATAAGCAACCCAAAGCGCTTAACATAAGGAACAAAAGATACTTTTTAAGCATTGATCCATGGAAGCTACAGGACTACCAGTCGGAACAACCACCTATACAATTGTTTTTATATGATCTGAAAGATGACAATTATGTAGAGCTGGATACCATTGCTCCTGAATATTATCTCTCGGGAAATGGAAACTATGCCCTTTCTCCCGTTGAAAATGGATGGAAACTTTATCATCTTCCCTCGAAAGGCACAAAGTTTATTGAAGGAAAGTATTTAAGTATGCCATGGTTTTCAACCGATTGCAAGTCTGTTGTTTTTCAAGGGAAGGGTGCTGTATGGCAATGGGACATAAAAACAGAAACTCTTACCTGTCTGGCAAAATTTAATGAATACATTACCAAAATTGTAAACATCAAGCGTGAGGACATTAAATCTTCCTATGGTCGATTTTCCACTCAACAGGTAAATCTATCAAATCCCCTGGTGATTGAACTGTACAATCCACAGAAAAACCAAACGGGTTACAGCTTGTGGTTCAAAGGAAAAACAGAAGTCATTATACCTCCAACAACCAAACACATCCAATCGCTGAAGTATAATCGATTCTTTACCAGCTTTTCCTGGCTCGAAGAAGATTATAACCAACCTCCCCGGTTGGTTTATAAAGAAACTGGAAAAAATCCAGTTGTTATTTTCGAAAGTAATAAACAGGATGAAACAATTTTAACGCTGAAACAAGAACTAATTTCCTATACCAACAGAGAAAGAACTCCTTTAAAGGGAATTTTGTATTACCCGCTGGAATACAAGCCATCTCAGAAATATCCCATGGTCGTGCATATTTACCAAAAGCAAAACAATCTTGCCAGCCGTTATCTTTCCCCGTCAATATATGAAGGCATCGGTTTTAACATTAGATTACTACTCGAAAAAGGATATTTTGTGTACCTGCCTGACATTGAAATCTCCGGGAAAAATGGGCCTGGCATAGATGCGCTGGACTGTGTTAATCATGCACTGGAGGCATTGGCTCATAACCCAACAATTGACAAGGAAAGAATTGGATTGATTGGGCACTCCTTCGGAGGCTATGAGACCAATTACATAGCAACCCGCTCTGATCGGTTTGCTACTTTCGTTTCCGGTTCCGCTCATTGTGATATTGTATGGGATAGCCATTCCTTTAATTACGGTTTTCATATACCTGATTATGTCAGAATTGAAGCCAATCAGTATAAACTTGGTGTGCCTTTTTCAGCAGATAAAGAACTCTACTTCAAAAACAATCCGATCTATCATGCTGAAAAAGTGAATGCTCCGGTATTACTCTGGACAGGAACTGAGGATAGAAATGTAACGCCAGATCACACCATGGCATTCTACAACGCCTTATGTAGAAATGAAAAAGATGTCATAGCTCTGTTTTATAAAAATGAAGGGCATGTATTGTTGCAAAAACAAACACAAAATGACCTGATTTACAAAATACTGGACTGGTTTAATTATTTTTTAAAAGATAATGTTGAATGTGAATGGATAAGTAAGGGGATGAGCAAAAAGGATGCTCAGTAG
- a CDS encoding RagB/SusD family nutrient uptake outer membrane protein yields MKRIKNTILIFCLGVLISCENLVEVSAPTNQLGTPQVFENIQTANAAMSGLYADLRDQSLISGAGYFTMSTLAASYADELVCYNNDQNGVMDIYLNQQQETNTKIANLWNTAYTQIYYANSIINGTELSTSLSAEEKNQLKGEALLIRSLLYFYLQQFFGDIPYTTSIDYEYNRNLSKTESAALLEQLESDLEEAASLLDDNYRNAQRIYPNRKVTELVLAKVYLTEQKYQQAEQLANGILQSSLYQLQPDLSEVFHNNGSHILWQMGPQNSGDATKEASFYYFSDVAPYAYVLSEELISSFAENDLRKQRWMTPVSFNGDTWYRPYKYKNLSGTNTNEFSVVFRLEEVYFILAEALAKQNRENEALLYLNISRERAGLTPLTDLSSEEFITELLTEKQREFFTEFGHRFLDLKRLGHLDDLKTVKSNWNDTKSLWPLPLNELLLNVNLYPQNPGY; encoded by the coding sequence ATGAAACGAATAAAAAATACAATACTCATTTTTTGTCTGGGAGTTTTAATCTCCTGCGAAAATCTGGTAGAGGTAAGTGCCCCTACCAATCAACTGGGAACACCCCAGGTATTTGAAAATATTCAGACGGCAAATGCGGCTATGTCCGGTTTATATGCCGATTTGCGTGACCAGTCGCTTATATCCGGCGCAGGATACTTTACCATGAGCACTCTGGCTGCATCTTATGCTGATGAACTGGTTTGTTACAACAACGACCAGAATGGGGTGATGGATATTTATCTCAACCAGCAACAGGAAACCAACACGAAGATTGCAAATCTTTGGAACACGGCCTATACACAGATTTACTATGCCAATTCAATTATTAACGGAACAGAACTTTCCACCTCCCTTTCTGCTGAAGAAAAAAATCAGTTAAAGGGAGAAGCTCTGCTTATTCGCTCACTGCTCTATTTCTATTTGCAGCAGTTCTTTGGGGACATTCCATATACAACCAGTATTGATTATGAATACAACCGGAACTTAAGCAAAACAGAATCAGCTGCTTTATTGGAACAACTGGAATCAGATCTGGAAGAGGCAGCATCCCTTCTGGATGATAATTACCGCAATGCACAACGTATCTATCCCAACCGTAAAGTGACGGAACTCGTATTGGCCAAAGTGTACCTGACAGAACAAAAATACCAGCAGGCCGAACAACTGGCCAATGGGATACTGCAATCTTCCTTGTACCAGTTACAACCTGATCTGAGCGAGGTTTTTCACAACAATGGCAGCCATATTCTTTGGCAAATGGGTCCCCAAAACAGTGGAGATGCCACAAAAGAAGCATCATTTTATTATTTCTCCGATGTAGCACCGTATGCCTATGTGCTCTCCGAAGAGCTGATCAGCAGTTTTGCAGAAAATGATCTGCGTAAACAGCGCTGGATGACTCCGGTCAGTTTTAACGGTGACACCTGGTACAGACCCTACAAATACAAAAATTTGTCCGGTACCAATACCAACGAATTTTCAGTAGTTTTCCGGCTTGAAGAGGTGTACTTTATTCTTGCTGAAGCTCTGGCTAAACAAAACCGGGAGAATGAAGCTTTGCTTTATCTGAATATTTCGCGCGAACGGGCAGGCTTAACTCCGCTCACAGACCTTTCTTCCGAAGAATTTATTACGGAACTACTGACAGAAAAACAACGTGAGTTTTTTACTGAGTTTGGACATCGCTTCCTGGACCTGAAACGTCTGGGGCATCTGGATGATTTAAAAACAGTGAAATCCAACTGGAATGATACCAAAAGTTTATGGCCCTTACCCCTGAACGAATTGTTGCTCAATGTCAACTTATATCCGCAAAATCCCGGCTATTAA
- a CDS encoding SusC/RagA family TonB-linked outer membrane protein has protein sequence MKKYILYHTQFYRLASKTSAGARKQLQLLFPVCLLVILSINQAYAQTIALSGRVTNMTGPPLPGVTIVVKGTSMGTSTNSEGYYSMKNTPEDAVLIFSFIGFKSREIPLNGRTQINVQLQEDVTTLSEVTVNAGYYTVKDQERTGSIARVRAKELENQPVSNALSSVQGRMAGVNITQSSGTPGGGYDIQIRGTNSLRRSGNYPLYIIDGVPATLQTPTSLGGIILPHGEIDPLNAINPNDIESIEILKDADATAIYGSRGANGVILVTTKRGKADSKTVFSINSSYGVSRIANKMNMMNTQQYLEMRCQAYVNDGITDYPPNAYDINGTWDETRYTDWQEELIGRKATNSMLQFSLSGGSKESSYIISGSHNEQTTVFSDDFKYKTDNISGSFSHHSTDNRFLLNVSGLFSNQSNNLIQSEITSEAIRLSPNAPALYHEDGSLNWENNTFTNPLAAYESTYSYKSKTFNTNLNTQYELLPSVYLKLNGGISYTAFEELMLRPNTMYNPAFGLTPDLSQAFKNQNQQFSWLVEPQLNYRHTFNNHEIDMLIGGTLQQTQRTALNVMGYGFESNALITNLAAAANVIVSGDDKVEYRYAAVFGRINYQFKERYIVNLTGRRDGSSRFGPNQRFANFGAVGGAWLFSRENFFASSQWLSFGKLRASYGISGSDLIGDYQYLDTYTVSNTLYGGNTSLYPSRLNNPYFSWEKTTKLEAALELGFLNDRIQFSAAWYRNRSGNQLVGIPLPATTGFSNIQANLPAKVENKGLELEFSATPVQSNQFSWNSSINISFPKNKLISFPGLEGSTYANQYVVGYPTSIIKGYNYEGIDAETELYRFTDYNNDGNITSPDDNQVIENTAVKYFGGWSNQLSYKQWEFSLLFQFVKQRQQNYISLMPRPGSIYNQPVEVLNVWSQDNPDGQYMPYSSGTNSQINQLHSYYSSSTAAISDASFVRLKNVQLGYTLQFNNYLQSARFYVQGQNLLTLTNYFGLDPEFSLTGFLPPLKTWAFGIQLNF, from the coding sequence ATGAAAAAATATATTCTATACCATACTCAGTTCTATCGCTTAGCATCCAAAACTTCCGCCGGTGCCCGAAAACAGCTTCAGTTATTATTTCCTGTCTGTCTGCTGGTTATACTCTCCATAAACCAGGCTTATGCCCAAACAATTGCCTTAAGCGGTCGTGTAACAAATATGACGGGGCCTCCTTTACCCGGAGTTACGATTGTTGTTAAAGGCACCTCAATGGGAACCAGTACCAATTCCGAAGGATACTATTCGATGAAAAACACCCCTGAAGATGCCGTCCTTATCTTTTCGTTTATCGGTTTTAAATCCCGTGAAATTCCACTAAACGGACGTACACAAATAAATGTGCAACTGCAGGAAGATGTTACTACACTTTCGGAAGTAACTGTAAATGCAGGGTATTACACGGTTAAAGACCAGGAGCGTACCGGAAGTATTGCCCGGGTAAGAGCCAAAGAACTGGAAAACCAGCCTGTGAGTAATGCATTGTCATCGGTACAGGGGCGTATGGCAGGAGTTAATATTACTCAAAGCAGCGGAACTCCCGGCGGAGGCTACGACATACAAATCCGGGGAACAAACAGTCTCCGGCGTAGCGGCAATTATCCGCTTTATATCATCGACGGGGTTCCGGCCACTCTTCAAACGCCCACATCGCTGGGAGGCATAATTCTTCCGCATGGAGAAATTGATCCGCTTAATGCAATTAATCCCAACGATATTGAAAGCATCGAGATATTAAAGGACGCCGATGCAACCGCCATATATGGTTCGCGCGGTGCCAACGGAGTGATACTGGTAACTACGAAAAGAGGAAAGGCCGACAGTAAAACAGTGTTTAGTATCAACAGCAGTTATGGCGTCAGCCGGATAGCCAATAAAATGAACATGATGAATACGCAACAATACCTTGAAATGCGTTGTCAGGCCTATGTCAATGACGGGATTACCGATTATCCTCCTAACGCCTACGATATAAACGGTACCTGGGACGAAACCCGGTATACCGACTGGCAGGAAGAACTGATTGGCCGGAAAGCAACCAACTCGATGCTACAGTTTTCACTCAGCGGAGGCAGTAAAGAAAGCAGCTATATAATCAGTGGCAGCCACAACGAACAAACCACCGTATTTTCGGATGACTTCAAATACAAAACCGATAATATTTCCGGGAGTTTTAGTCACCATTCAACGGATAATCGTTTTCTCCTGAATGTGTCCGGATTATTCTCCAACCAGTCCAATAACTTAATCCAGAGCGAAATTACGAGTGAAGCTATTCGCTTATCTCCCAATGCCCCTGCTTTATACCATGAAGATGGCAGCCTGAACTGGGAAAACAACACTTTTACCAATCCTCTGGCAGCCTATGAAAGTACCTACTCGTATAAGAGTAAAACCTTTAATACCAATCTCAATACACAGTACGAATTGTTGCCTTCGGTGTATCTGAAATTAAACGGAGGAATCAGTTATACTGCATTTGAAGAGTTGATGCTTCGCCCCAATACCATGTACAATCCAGCTTTCGGATTAACGCCTGATTTATCACAGGCTTTCAAAAACCAGAACCAGCAGTTTTCGTGGCTTGTAGAGCCCCAGCTGAATTACCGGCATACCTTTAACAACCATGAAATCGATATGTTGATAGGAGGAACGCTGCAACAAACACAGCGAACCGCATTGAATGTAATGGGTTATGGCTTTGAAAGCAACGCGCTGATCACGAATCTGGCTGCGGCAGCAAATGTTATAGTCAGCGGTGATGATAAAGTGGAATACCGTTACGCCGCAGTATTCGGACGCATAAACTACCAATTCAAAGAACGTTACATCGTAAACCTCACGGGTAGAAGGGATGGTTCCAGTCGATTTGGCCCCAACCAGCGCTTTGCCAATTTCGGAGCGGTTGGTGGTGCATGGCTATTTTCAAGGGAAAATTTCTTTGCATCCAGCCAATGGCTAAGCTTCGGAAAACTACGGGCCAGCTATGGAATTTCCGGTAGCGACCTGATCGGAGACTACCAGTATCTGGATACTTATACTGTCAGCAATACATTATATGGTGGCAATACCAGTCTGTATCCTTCCCGGCTAAATAACCCCTACTTCAGTTGGGAGAAAACCACCAAACTGGAGGCAGCTCTGGAACTGGGTTTCCTGAATGACCGCATACAATTCAGTGCCGCATGGTACCGCAACCGCTCCGGCAACCAGCTCGTTGGTATTCCGTTGCCCGCCACTACCGGATTTAGCAACATACAAGCCAATCTCCCTGCAAAAGTGGAAAACAAGGGACTGGAACTGGAATTCAGCGCTACGCCAGTACAAAGCAACCAATTCTCCTGGAACAGCAGTATCAACATCAGTTTCCCCAAAAACAAACTGATTTCTTTCCCGGGACTGGAAGGCTCTACCTATGCTAATCAATATGTTGTTGGTTACCCAACCTCAATAATTAAAGGATACAATTATGAGGGCATTGATGCTGAAACGGAACTTTATCGTTTCACGGACTACAACAACGACGGGAACATCACCTCTCCCGACGACAATCAGGTGATTGAGAATACCGCCGTTAAGTATTTCGGAGGCTGGTCGAACCAACTTTCTTACAAACAGTGGGAGTTCTCGTTGCTGTTTCAGTTTGTAAAACAGCGCCAGCAAAACTACATCAGTCTGATGCCTCGTCCGGGAAGTATATACAATCAACCTGTTGAGGTACTGAATGTATGGTCGCAGGACAATCCCGATGGTCAGTATATGCCCTATTCATCAGGTACAAATTCGCAAATCAATCAACTGCACAGCTACTACAGCAGCAGTACTGCTGCCATCAGTGATGCTTCTTTTGTCCGCCTCAAAAACGTGCAGTTGGGATACACACTGCAATTCAATAATTACCTGCAAAGCGCAAGATTCTATGTACAGGGACAAAACCTGCTTACTCTAACAAATTATTTCGGTCTGGACCCTGAATTTTCTCTCACCGGTTTTCTGCCTCCTTTAAAAACGTGGGCTTTTGGAATCCAGCTTAATTTTTAA
- a CDS encoding helix-turn-helix transcriptional regulator, producing MHASLDEIERYIIKRVKEIRESKGISQTSLSLSIGKSTSFISDIEAPSKKAKFNVIHLNLIAKALGCSPKDFWPDTPILEKKYDFIKELKAKK from the coding sequence ATGCACGCTTCATTAGACGAAATAGAACGTTATATAATAAAAAGAGTCAAAGAGATTAGAGAAAGTAAAGGTATAAGTCAAACTTCTTTATCGTTATCCATAGGTAAAAGTACTTCATTTATATCTGATATTGAAGCACCTTCCAAAAAGGCAAAGTTTAACGTTATACATTTAAATCTAATAGCTAAAGCTTTAGGGTGCTCGCCAAAAGATTTCTGGCCAGATACTCCTATTTTGGAGAAAAAATACGATTTTATAAAAGAATTGAAAGCTAAGAAATAA
- a CDS encoding helix-turn-helix transcriptional regulator encodes MKKFGLYIRTLREKANLPLRKLASSLDIDQSTLSKIERGERQFTSDMIPKLAKVFTIEYKDLQVMFLKEKLLTDLINENFAEEALIELQKELNRR; translated from the coding sequence ATGAAAAAATTTGGATTATATATCAGGACATTAAGAGAAAAAGCAAATTTGCCTTTACGTAAACTTGCTTCGTCTCTTGATATTGATCAATCTACATTGAGTAAAATAGAGCGAGGAGAAAGACAATTCACATCGGATATGATTCCTAAACTTGCGAAAGTATTTACAATAGAATACAAGGATTTACAGGTGATGTTCTTAAAAGAAAAATTATTGACGGACTTGATAAATGAAAATTTTGCAGAAGAAGCATTAATTGAATTACAAAAAGAGTTAAATCGCAGATAA